TTGATGATACATTGCATGAAAATGAGCCTGATTTCCAGTTCACAAGGCAGAGGAGTGATGGACAGAGCCTCTGTGAACTGCTGGTCTGCTGCAACTTAACCACGACATGTCTCaaatatctttgtttttttaatgttggGTAGTGTATTCTTCACACTTTATTGTTGCAGCTCAGTTTTGTCTATAAATTTCAACatcttcctttatttttaaacttcatTCCTATTTTGGTGTGTTGGACACTACTCGGACATGACTCTTGTCGAATACTCCTTGAACTCATGTTAGGAAGCCCTCCATGGTGTTGCAactacaaaatcattttttgggGTCAGACACCTCTCCAACATGGCTTGGACACGGGCCAAGAGAATGAGCCAACACCTACTCCTGGCTGGACACTTATCAGACACTGATTCTTAttgtgggattttttttttgtaaatattgcaTTGTGAAATGAGTCCGCTTTGTATTCTTTTTGTAAGCTTCATTatcatatgaaaattataaattttaacaactTTGTTTTAGAAGGTGAATATATAAAtcttaataatcaatttaaatttttgaaatgttgatttatatatatatatataatatgcagTGTCCCAATGATCAGTTTTCATAGTTGTTAATCATAGCCTAAATTAATGGTGAATATTAGACTATGACTTTTGATTGTcaattatgaatatattttaattttgggtATTCTTTTTTAAAGCATTTATGTTTAtagcataaaatataaataatttatcttgTATCTATAATCTTTGAATAGGGGCCGTTTTGCTAAAGTTTGGGGTTGATCAATCTATGCTTGAAAACTATGTCTAAGTACTTCAAATGAGTGTAAACATCTTTATAATTGATGATCTACATAAATTTGTCAATTAGCTAGTTAGTCTTGTATAATTGGCTGCTACTTGGAAAGTTTCAGTTGAAAGAAATATCTGGCCCATAATTGCATTTTCTATTAAGCATGGTTATTTAACTccctagtatttttttaatttattaatgttgtATCATCTGTTCATAAGTTAACTAATATTTCATTCATATTCTTaacaaaataatgtttcatTCTTTGGTTGgctgacactttttttttatctataaagagaatttatttttctatttcatttttcacATTCATGACTGAACTTAAAATGAACATTCAAACTCTTTTGGAGatctaattcaaattttccaTATTGCATAGGTGGAATGAAAATGGAATAGAAAATGCTGTGGTACAGTTGAGATTTGCCACTTAACGCCTATTGTGCCTCTGACCATAACACTGGTCCCATTGTAGTATTGCTTGGTGTAACATTATTGTCTTATACAAAGTCGACCAAGATAGGGCTCCTTACAGTGTGTTTGGCAGAGACCCATTGTAAAAATCCTTGAGCATATTCGGCAGTTTCATTACCAGACTCTATGCGGCTGAAGGACACTGAATATGTCTCTTTCTGGTTTGCTTCTGAAAAGGTAAGGTTATTTGGTCGGACCTTCACTTCAACCCCTTCTGGTGCCATAACCATGACAACATAAGATGAGTTGGCCTCACCCACATTTGTCACAGTCCTTGTGAATGTCTGTGGGGAACCAAGCACAACAGAAAATGAGGGATAGTTGAGCTCTCCTTCGGGAATGCTTGAAGTCTCAGAGCACGTAATTGTTTTGTGTGCAATGATCCCAACTTCAGTATCACCATAGCCTAGACCACACAGATAAGGTATATAATCATCAGGTTGAATATCATAAACTAATCCGGGATCATTTGCTCTTGATGGATTCACATGACCAGAACCTGTGGCAAAGACATCTGCAGGGTAAAGTGTTTCATCAACAATGAGTTTGTGTTCAAAATTGATTATGTCTGCAGAAGTCATTATGGCAGATTTTATGGCAGCTGGTGACCAGTGAGGATGAGAGCTTTTGAGCAAAGCAGCTACGCCACTAAGATGTGGGCATGACATTGATGTGCCAGACATAATGTTGAAAGTGGATTTTGAATCAGTATCGTTATTCAGGGGGAATGGCCAGGCAGCTAGGATGTTCACGCCTGGTCCTATGATGTCTGGTTTCAAAATACCAGGACTTGGCAAGTTGGGacctcttgaagagaaggatgtAACAGCAGGAGCTAAGGAGTTTCCAATTATAGTTCCCTTGAATAAAATGGTGGCTGTAGGTATTGCAGTGGAATTTATATAGGCTTTAATCTTCAGTCCAGAATCGTAGCTTAAATGTGTTGCAGGTAGAACATGCACATCAGCTAAGACACTGAAGCCATTGCTTTCATCATTCATGAGAATCATGGCTGCACCACCTACTCTTTTTACTTCCTCTCCTTTGGCAATTCTTCCTATACCTCCTCCTCTCTCACACAAAACAACCTTGCCTCTGAAATCACAATCATTCAAGGACCCATTAGCACAAAATGCAGCTTCTTGTTTGCCATTCTTTCCAGCATATGCCAAGGGTAGCAATGTTGGAGAAAAATCAGAAGGCTGGAAAACAGATTCCCCATCAAATTCTTGCCCATTTCCCAGCTTCGCTGTTGCTGCAATGCTTCTGTCAATATTGCTTGCTCCAACTGTGAGGACCCAAGGGGCTCCGTTAACTAAGGAGCCATGGAAAGGGCCAGAGTTTCCTGCTGCACAACTTACAAAGATTCCCTTCTGCATTGCTGCAAATGCACCTATTGCAATGCTATCATTGAAAAATGGAGGTGGCTCACTTAGGCCGAGGGATATTGATATTACATCCACGCCATCCTCCACAGCTGCATCCAATGCCGCCAATATATCACTCTCAGCGCAGTCTTCTCCAAAGCATACTCTGTACATTGCCAGGTGAGCGTAAGGGGCAATCCCAGCTGCTGTTCCTTTGGCATTTCCTAGTACTTCTGCATGATCAACAAAAGCACCGGCAGCTGTGCTTGATGTGTGCGTCCCATGTCCATCCTCATCAATTGGTGAATCTGCTCCTTTCATTGCCGTCGCAGCCAGGTTGAAAGATCTTGCTCCAATTAGTTTGTTGTTACAAAATGTTGCATTAAGTTCGCATCTCCCTTTCCATTtgagtggtggtggtggcattCCTGCATCACTGAATGAAGGATGATCAGGCTCGATTCCAGAGTCCACCACCCCAACAATTACTCCCTTTCCGAAGTTTGATTCCTTCCAAAATCCCATGTCTTGCTGCAACCCCAAAAATTGTGGGGTATGTGTGGTTTGACGATGCAGCATCCTTTCGGGATGCGCAGAAATAAAGCCATTCTTCTTTTGCACTGATCTCAGCTCTTCTTCAGTGAGTCTTGCAGCAAAACCACTCATCACATTCCGGTATGAATAAATCATTCGTGGCTGTTCCTCAGAGCTCATAATAGTAGGTGGCATGAATGAACGATACCAGCTCTCTAAATCTTCGGATTGAGCAAGTGTCTTACCCTGTGGCCCCGTCACATGGATAATATATGTTTTTGAACTGCTTGTGGCAGAATTCAGTTCATTTCCATGAGCAAAATGAATGTGGAAGCTCAACACAAAAGtgaaagcaatgaaaaagaaagaatccATGTTCAGCAGAAGCTTTCTGCTGGAGggtgaagaagaatgaaagGCAAAGATTCTTTGGTTTGTTGTGCTTTAAAAacaccaacaatatcaatatatataaggAAGCTAGATGTTGTACAGTCTCAACAGATTGTACAAGGCCGGCATATGCATGTGAGGACCTGATAACATTTAGTGAGTAACGTGTTACTGATGGCATGTAATGAGCTTGGCCGGCATGGTTATATATGCCGTGTACTGTGATTCTATTTATTCTGCATCGTTGACTATTAATTGGTATTGTGCAAGTGCAACCATTAGTAATGTGTAAGGCGGGCATGAGCGGCATAGCTCTACATTATGTTAAATAGCTGTTTTCCCTCCTTCTAAATTAAATAACCTTTCAAGGGTttctttttgttcaaaactcATTTCACTGGCCTATGCGATATACTAGTTAAACATTCCACACCGAAGTTCTACAACAAgaacattaataatttatttgatttttctgaTCTTTCTAGAGCTCTGCAGCAGGAATAGTGGCGATTACAGTTTCCAAAATCTAACAACCCTTCAAGtagaaagaaatttaaaaaaatgtggaaaTAGTTTAGTTAGAATGAAGTGATAatatataaagatttttatacACTACTGTTCAATTATGCATTGTCATGTACAGTAagattgttgtttttttgtgaGAAGACAGATCAAAACAAGGCTAGGCCTCGACCGGCAACATATTATCTTCACCATATTATCTTTGAGTATAtagcaaatatttaattttaaacataagGGTCATTAAACTTGCACCATATGTATGATTATGctaataatattatatgtgGCTTGTCAATTAGCGTATTCAGCTCTTAATACCAAAGAGGTCactgttgttattattatcttCATTACCATATATAAACCTCCTCTGTTGAGTTATAGAAGAGAGAAGTGCAAACATCAATTACGGCTTCACATTCaaattgatagaaaaataaagagtCACTTGTACGATAGCCTGTTAAACCCCAGCTTAATTAATGAAGAGAGGATCTAGAATAGAGGATTAAAGGGGCAGTTAAAAAGGAAGACATATTGTAAAGAGGATTAATTGGGAGAACTATCAGTTGAACCGAGTCTTGGAACGCAACAGTGAAGAGAAAACCCGCGTGGAAAAGCATTCTCCTTATAATTCTACCGTTTCTTAACAATAATGCACATTTCTCTATTTATTCTCTTGTTTCCTTTCTCTCGTTAATATGTTTTCAGGCATATTCTCTGTGTTGTTTTGTCTTCTTAGAGCACTAACACAGCCCTTACTATctcattaactttttttacgCACACTAAAACTGGGAGTTGTGCTTAAATGTAAGGTTTTAAGTCATGCAACTGCAATGGCATAAATTTCTCTCGTTAAATGTTGTTTTTAGTAGTTTTGGGTTGTTTTAATCAGCATTGATGAGTGATGGGacataataataacaatctCATTTTAAGaaagtcaaaaaataataactccTAACGATATACGTGaaatattaagattaaaaattagtcactgaaaatgaaaaagtaatgtatatttatatttttgttatattatatatatatatatatatatatatatatggattttttaatttatacatattttttttagcagGAGTATATGTTTATCTTAAAATACACTTAAAGTGTACCTTTCTAATTTACTCTTGAAAAATAAGTGAGTGTATATTAATAAATGTGTGTAAGTTTACTAATTTATATTcacctattttttttagaaagagtAAGTTTGTAAGCTATaactattcattttttaaaaatacactcAAAGTATAACTAAGgtttactaattttttaaaataaataagtgtaaGTTAACAGCGTCTTGATAGAAATGTGTCTTATGACTTGGAAGAAAATCTCATCCTAATCAATCCACTTTTGTTGTGCATATCCCTTTATTACTAGGCGAGCCTTAAatttttctcattctttttcTGATATTGAAGGTTTCTTCTAGTACACCCATTTGCACCCTATGACTTTCTTGCCCATAGGAAGCTCAACTAGCTCCTATATTTGATTCTTCTGTAAAGACTCCATCTCCTCCACCATAACACCCATCCATCTATCTTTCTCCCGGTTGTTCATAGCCTCTTGAAAGGTAGAAGGATTTCCAACACTAGTTAGAAGTGCAAAAGAAGCCAACTCTTCAAACCCATAATGGACATAGTGTTTAATGATGCGACGATCTCTATTTTTGACAAGATTGTACTCCTAATTCGGTCCACTTAGACTCACAGGTCTATGCTCAAGTGTCAGTGTCACCTCAGGTCTTGGATTGCATAGTTCTACCCTCTCAAGAATCACCGACAGGTGTTGCAGGTCCACCTAAACCTCCATGGAGATAGGGGAAGCTCCATCAAACACTGGCATAGTTGTATCAACTATCTCTAGCAACATGGACTGCTAATCAAATATTGTATCCCTACTGATCACCATTTTCTTTGAAACTGAATCTCAAAACTTGAATCCCTTCACACCTTTGGAATAACCtatgaaaaacacttttttgacTTTGGATCAAGTTTAGATCTCTCATCACTAGTTATATGCATAAAGCATGACATCCaaatattctcaaattattaaaatcaacTGGGTTACTTGCCCAAACTTCCTTTGCAACTTTCTCATCCAATGATGCTCGTGGTGATCAATCGAGTAGGTAGCATGCCATATTCATCGCTTGTGCTCAAAGGCCTTTAGAAAGGTCAGTGTTAATCGTTATTTATGGCTAACTTTTGTATTAAATAGTTACATGAAATTAGTCTCTTTCCcctaatttatggttctttttgtaggaattgtacatattttcatgtttagtttgattttatatagtagatactctcattttgtgaattaatgttgaaaccacttcaatttcaggctaaaagaagagaaggttcaagCAGTAGGTGTCTCGCCAAGCGAGACATATGTACTTAGCGAGtggcatccgctaagcgaggcacaCAGCTCGCTTAGCATGTCGGAAACCCTATAAAAGGACCAGTCATAGATGTGCTCACCCAGCGAGTTGTTTATCTTTTCTCGCGcccagctcgctaagccaaaattcacttactctcaCTTAGCAAGCCAATCTCGCTAAGCAAGTCTTCAGAATCTGAAACGTCAATGAgtctttaaaacactgaagttaGTGAAAACTAGAGAGAGGAGTCGAAAAATAGAGCCAAGGGAGAAGCTAGAGTGACATAAACGAAGCCACCAAGAGAGTCTAGGTTAGAGGAGTGAGATTAGGGTTGTAGaggttgaaggagacatcctcaaccattCTTAGCCATTTTCTTCCCTCAAAATCTATCCTTTGTATTGAAAGCTCATTACGtataatggaaggctaaatctctTGGTTGGGGATTTCTGCTGAAcctttgatgtaatattctttcactatctatttaatgttgtttttatgtgttcattgcttctatccatgcttatttttacatgcttgtgacttgatcacccatttgtatgtatagttaggatttttagcattgaaaagtgctttaaagccttagaacttgatagagcaagctagaaaactgCATGTCTAGGAACGGAGTGCAGTGATCTAGTAGacttaatgcaactcttttaggctgagtttgttgagggatcaaggacgaggtttaaagagagttaggcccattcactcgagggatcttggtttgggtaaTTTCTCAACATAAAAACACtaagataacattaaatagagaaaaatatatagcaACATCAAGGTAGATTCAGTAGAACAACACAACGCTTTTTACTTGACTGTTTTTACTTCTTAAACCATAGATATTTAGTTTATAGTTAACTAGATTTCCACACAAAAACCCAACTTGATATTTACTTTGCTTTTGATTTACACAAAATGTTTGCTCATTGAATATACATTTTCTGAGTGAAACAAATTTCCTGTGGATacaatactcggttcttactgttttataTTACTTGCGTGACTCGATGCACTTGCCAACTAGCATCACAGACCAAGCATACAGTCAGCCTGCAACCTTAGACTTTGGGCCCTTTCAATAAGGGACCTATTCATTCTCTCTACATCACCATTATGTTGTGGTGTTTTCTACACTAAGAAATGTCTCTTAATGCCAtgttcctcacaaaatttctAGAACCATGAGTCTGTGCATTCCGTATAATTATCAGACCTCAAGTACCTGATGTCCTGATCTTTCTGTTTGTCTGGTTCTCCACCTAAGCCTTCCACAATTTgaacttttcaaagacttcatatttctattttatgaaGTACACCCAAACCTTGCGAGAAAAATATCAATGAATGTCTCAAAATAGTGAGAACCACCCAAGGAAGAATCTCTAGTAGGACCCCACACATTAGTATGCACATAATCTATAATGCCCTTGGTGGTATGTTTTACAGCTTTAAATTGTACTCAGATATGTTTCCCAAGCACATAGTTCTCACACAAGTCTAACTTGCAACTCTGAACTCCTTTCAAAAGTCCTCGCTTATGAAGATTTGTCATCCCATGATCACTAAGATGACCTAAACGCAAGTGCCAAAATTTAGTAACATCATTATCAGACTCAACAAATGCAACTCGGCCTATAACTGTGCTCCCCAACAATCTGTAAATGTTTCCTACAGTCCGTTGTGCTTTCATCACAATCTACACCCCCTTACACACTCCGAGAGTATCTCGATCTCCATTAGTTTTGTAACTGAAAACATTGGCCTGTAAGGTACCAAGCGAGATCAAATTCTTCCTTAATTCAAGGATATGTCAAACGTCACATAACATTTTCACTCCATCATCATCCATATCAATTTGTACATGTCCTATTCCACAACAATACATGCTTTGTCGTTACCCATATAAACATTACCAAAATTGTCTATATGGGTAACGACAAAGCGTGAACCAAAGAGAACATCTCCCCCATTATAATAAGAACATCCAGAATCAAGAATTTATGCATTTGTCAACTAACTGGATGAACCAAAAAGAACATCTCCCCCATTGTAATAGACATCTCCTTCAATGTAGTAGTATGAATCATTAGTCTTTGCCACATATGCTGAGCGAGATGTCCCTTCACTAGATTTCTTCAACTCTGGCTAATCCCTCTTGAAATGCCCCTTCAAGTTGCATTTGTAGCACTCCATTGTTTTTTGTGTTCTCTAGACTTGACCTTTTCCCTCTGTCTACCACTAGAACCCTTGCCTTGTGTCCTTTAACATTCTCATTTCCTCTTCACATATAGACCATCGCCTTGCAAAATCCACACTGCATTCTATCTCCGTTGAGAGTGAGACATAAGTGCAACCTATATCACCTCCAGACTGATTGAGTCTTTCGTGTACGTTAAGGTTgccaccaaatgttcataagaATAAGGcaaagaaaatatcagaatataTGCCTTATCCTCGTCCTCCACCTTTACATCATGCCTTTCCAGATCATTGATCATCTGATTAAAGGCATTCACGTGTTGTTGGAGATTTGAACCCTCATGCATCTTTAGCCCATACAATTTTTGCTTTAGATATAGTTTGTTTGCCACAATTTCAACATGTATTGACTCTCCAATTTCTTTCATACCTCCCCTGGAGACTTCAACTCCATCACATGATAGAGAACCTCATTTGCCAAACACAAGCGTATGATTGCCACAACCCTTTCTTGCAATTCCTTACAACCCAAAGTCTTTGTATTATTAGGTTGTGATTTGCGCAGTGCCTTCAGAAGACCTTGTTGTTCCAACAAATCCTTAACTCGCCTTTGCTACAATTCAAAATTCTTAATTCCATCAAACTTCCCCACTCTGAATTTGGCCCCAAAGTTAAGCGTCATCTGATACCAGTTGTTAGCAATAACAATCGATATTCTAAAGGGTATGAGAGAAATCACACATACATATGCAAACACAAGAGATTTAACGAGGTTCGATAGATATGCGTGCATCCTCGAGAGTAGAGTGATTGTTTCTATTTCTTATTCATAAACAATATGGTTACATCACAACATATAATATTCATAAACAATAACAACCGACATTCTAAAAGATATGAGAGAAATCACACACACATATGCAAACACAAGAGATTTAACGAGGTTCGACAAGTATGCCTACATCCTCAAGAGTAGAGCGATTGTTTCTATTTCTTATTCATAAACAATAGGGTTACATCACAACATATAATATTACACATACCGCGAGCTTTACTCGCACCCCCAACCCACTTTGTAACCCAACAACAGGTAGCCTTTACGCTCTACTCTATCATTTTGTGTGGGCCATAAATTTGTCCAATCCATAAAATATGAGCCATGGACAACAGAACCTAAAAGACCAGTTGTATTCTCAAATAgttaagtttattaaaaaaacaatataggtaattaaaaaaagaatttaaatatttttatggttttGGTCTTTTTAAGAAAGCAACTAAATGAATATAAAGAGAGGTTTAAGTGATGATAAGAATGACGATGGTTATGACTTACTAGTACTAATTTTCCCCCAATCCTAATCCTAATGAAATTTCTTCCCTAGTTAAGTACCGATTCCCAAAATCAACTAAAGCCTATGAttaaggtcaaggcatcttcgCCTTAAATCAATATCGTAATGATCATGGATCTATCAATTTAAGTCAAATGAAAAAATCAATTCTAGgaatgattaattaaagattaactaaTCTATCGGAGATTACCCAAACAATTTGATCATGCAATCTCTACTTATATCTACCAATTACATGTAGATGGTCACTACTATGCAATCAATTGAGTATTAGAATGCCCGGTTccaataaacattaaaataaggaagaaaattaattatcataaaacaaTGAGGAATTCCATTAAGAATAAGGAAATGAGTACAAATGGGTAATTATGTCATAACCTCCAAACTAGGGGGACTAGGAGAGCAAAATTAGCAAATcctataaaaagtaaacataaaCATACTAACAGGTAGGAAAGATTACCACGATTTGTCCTAGCAATGTTGTTCATGTTCTTCAGCTTTCAAAAGCCCTCAAGATCCCCTCTAATTTGTAAAAGGATAagaataaaaatctaaaatgaatttttacaGAGATAGAGACCTCTATATGTAGCTTATTCCAAAAGATAGTTGCATGAAAAGGCACACTACAATCGTGGTCAATAGTGACACTCAAGCCTTGGGTCATTATGGATTGATTATGACCCTCTTTGTTTACCATAATCCACATGAGTTGACTACGACCCTTCTGAATTGATTCGTTTTGGTTGACCATGCTCCTCATGAGTTGACCACAACTATTGTCGGATCTTGACGTTGTTTTGGAGGGTTGTTACCACTTTATTATGGTTGTGATAATTATCATAGCCTTGGTTAATGTATCACAATCATGATCAAGTGTAGAGTCTTCGAATCTTcataaatttgtatattttttaactttttcactCAATTGAGTGGTTGTGCTTCTGTAATATAAAATTAGTGTTCAAACATGAGTTTTACTTTTCTCAATAAAATGCATGCAAAATGGTATAAAAGATTATACAAAATATCACTCAAAAAGTGATTTATCACAGTTATTAGTCtagaaattttcttattttttcctaattttaaaactaatttgatcttttttaatttaaaaaactaacaaattatacgatcaacttataaaattttatattaattatcttaaagtcatatctaaaacaatttttaattaattgataataatgtaaaaatcttaattctataatatatatattatttatttttaattaaaaaaacactttacaCCCAATAGTTTGAGAAGGAAGGCGCCCTAGAGCAAATGCCCAATCGCTAAAGtagtaaaaaagtaaattacattCACACTCACCACATTTGTTTCAAATTGCATCCGATAATCTTCATTTTTTGCACCCTACAAAAAACCCCTTAATTGTTTAGTTCTCATTACACTCAGACTCCTCCCTCCTTAACAccgtttaataatttaacaaaaaatagacACATATTGGTCAcatgatttttaatgaaaatttatatctaaaataATGTCATCTTATTCCTCTTAACTCCATACAAGACACATCATTTTTAAcctgaaaatattttagcactctttcctttttttttttttctaattggaCGTGAATTCAACTTTTTGTTGGTATGCATGTGTTAacatccttcttcttcttcttcttagttcaattattttgatgCGTGTTGGGTCGTTTGATTGCTACGTTTTTGCTAGATGTGTTCCCAACAATGCCTATTCATTGAATATGgtcttttatttcaaattttagtgttttgcttttgtgtttgtgtttataactcgtttctttgaaatatttattttttataactaggTGTTTGATATAATGTCTGAATCAAGAACTTCATCTTCTTCAAGTGTTAGCAATAATGAAGTAAGAGTCAAATAttaaaggaaatttttttattgcctTAAGAAAGGTCCATCCACAGgatcaattattaatttgtcaTTGACTATTTAACAAAATGTTAGGACAATTTTGTGTGCTCATATATTTCAATTGATGTTAGTTAACAACAttaatagaagaaaatataaagtaatgtaacaaaaaaaggaGTATCGGGTACAATTTAACAAAAACACAATGAGTGCAAGTGTAATTTACTCAAGAGCAAAACATTCGTTCTCCGGTCCAATTAATGTCCTTTTAGAATTCTTCATCCATGCTCAGATCAAAAAGTggattttcgaattttttttcctccttaGCCTTCTTCcacattaaaatacaaaatcaaccGTAAAATAAGGAAACTTGCAGCTATAACAATACCAACTTCTATCCCCATCTATAAACCTTTGTTGCCCTCTTGCTTAAGGCTAATGTTAGCAGTGAGAATTGGTGAAGGACAAGGATTTGGGATTGGTGAGGCTGCCTTCAAGGTATCTTGTTTGTAAACTAAAATTGAATGATCAAGACTGCAGAATGGCAAGGTAAgacaaattgattttgattttgatttttttattgttaatcgTAGTTTAAATTAATGGTGAACGTGTATTTgagtattttgtttttgttgaaattgctacaaatttctagaatattcttaaatataatatgtatgaataTGATAGAACAATCTAAAACTAtagtgtgtatgaatatggtagaacaatctagaactataagtgtatgtataagatagaagaatctagaactatcatgatactaatctatcatgaaaactctagaaaaacctaaagtaatgtagaaacattcaccaccattgaaaggttggtgacttgagcctataaataggcaattggtatgttgtaattgatcaatccaagaaatcaatgacatagccttctttctaaaacaattccctaaaactatcaactatcaactatcaactatcatctaatTAACTACCaacagtggtatcagagctacgTTCGGTCATACATTGGGCGTAGTTACATTACCTACCTACCATTCCAAAATCCTCCcaactacttcaaaaatttcCTTTGTACTATTAACCCactccaataatatttttttctaagctATGGATAATACTACTCAATCGTCAA
This genomic interval from Glycine max cultivar Williams 82 chromosome 5, Glycine_max_v4.0, whole genome shotgun sequence contains the following:
- the LOC100812208 gene encoding subtilisin-like protease 4, which gives rise to MDSFFFIAFTFVLSFHIHFAHGNELNSATSSSKTYIIHVTGPQGKTLAQSEDLESWYRSFMPPTIMSSEEQPRMIYSYRNVMSGFAARLTEEELRSVQKKNGFISAHPERMLHRQTTHTPQFLGLQQDMGFWKESNFGKGVIVGVVDSGIEPDHPSFSDAGMPPPPLKWKGRCELNATFCNNKLIGARSFNLAATAMKGADSPIDEDGHGTHTSSTAAGAFVDHAEVLGNAKGTAAGIAPYAHLAMYRVCFGEDCAESDILAALDAAVEDGVDVISISLGLSEPPPFFNDSIAIGAFAAMQKGIFVSCAAGNSGPFHGSLVNGAPWVLTVGASNIDRSIAATAKLGNGQEFDGESVFQPSDFSPTLLPLAYAGKNGKQEAAFCANGSLNDCDFRGKVVLCERGGGIGRIAKGEEVKRVGGAAMILMNDESNGFSVLADVHVLPATHLSYDSGLKIKAYINSTAIPTATILFKGTIIGNSLAPAVTSFSSRGPNLPSPGILKPDIIGPGVNILAAWPFPLNNDTDSKSTFNIMSGTSMSCPHLSGVAALLKSSHPHWSPAAIKSAIMTSADIINFEHKLIVDETLYPADVFATGSGHVNPSRANDPGLVYDIQPDDYIPYLCGLGYGDTEVGIIAHKTITCSETSSIPEGELNYPSFSVVLGSPQTFTRTVTNVGEANSSYVVMVMAPEGVEVKVRPNNLTFSEANQKETYSVSFSRIESGNETAEYAQGFLQWVSAKHTVRSPILVDFV